A genomic segment from Gopherus evgoodei ecotype Sinaloan lineage chromosome 6, rGopEvg1_v1.p, whole genome shotgun sequence encodes:
- the S1PR3 gene encoding sphingosine 1-phosphate receptor 3, with amino-acid sequence MATVTMPFVATFTPPGNEESDSLIVLHYNYTGKLILREKATDRIGLTTVSFLIICSFIVLENLMVLIAIWKNNKFHNRMYFFIGNLALCDLLAGIVYKVNILMSGKRTLSLSYTIWFIREGSMFVALGASTLSLLAIAIERHLTMIKMRPYDANKKYRVFLLIGTCWLISVSLGALPILGWNCINNLPDCSTILPLYSKKYVVFCISIFIAILVAIVILYARIYILVKSSSRNVTNHSNSERSMALLRTVVIVVGVFIACWSPLFILLLIDVACRVKECAILYKADWFIALAVLNSAMNPIIYTLASKEMRRAFFRLVCGCLVKTNVSRSLPIQPTPDQSRSKSSSSNAQKPKDDFPQTSVPSSITEKDKSPFQNGNLCK; translated from the coding sequence atggCAACAGTTACCATGCCATTTGTTGCTACGTTCACCCCTCCAGGAAATGAAGAATCTGACTCTCTAATCGTGCTACATTATAATTATACAGGGAAACTTATTTTAAGAGAAAAGGCAACTGATCGCATAGGATTAACAACTGTTTCATTTCTGATCATATGCAGTTTTATAGTCCTGGAAAACTTGATGGTGTTGATTGCCATATGGAAAAATAACAAATTTCACAACCGTATGTACTTTTTTATTGGCAATCTAGCTCTCTGTGACCTATTGGCTGGAATTGTTTACAAAGTAAACATTCTTATGTCTGGAAAAAGAACTCTGAGCCTGTCCTACACAATCTGGTTTATTAGGGAAGGAAGTATGTTTGTTGCCCTAGGAGCTTCCACTTTAAGCTTATTAGCCATAGCCATTGAAAGACATTTAACTATGATTAAAATGCGGCCTTATGATGCAAATAAAAAGTACAGAGTCTTCCTTCTTATTGGAACATGTTGGCTTATCTCAGTTTCTCTGGGTGCCTTACCAATCCTCGGCTGGAACTGTATCAACAATTTACCAGACTGCTCAACAATTTTGCCTCTTTATTCCAAGAAATATGTTGTATTTTGCATAAGTATCTTCATAGCCATTTTGGTGGCCATTGTTATCCTTTATGCACGTATTTACATACTGGTAAAATCCAGTAGCCGTAACGTCACTAATCATAGTAACTCAGAGAGATCTATGGCACTACTTAGGACAGTTGTTATTGTAGTTGGTGTTTTCATTGCCTGTTGGTCTCCATTATTTATTCTGTTGCTTATAGATGTAGCCTGCAGAGTAAAAGAGTGTGCCATTTTATACAAGGCTGACTGGTTCATTGCGTTGGCTGTCCTCAATTCTGCGATGAATCCCATCATCTACACTTTAGCCAGCAAGGAAATGCGTCGGGCTTTCTTTCGCCTTGTTTGTGGTTGTCTAGTGAAGACCAATGTGTCTAGATCTTTGCCTATTCAGCCCACTCCAGATCAAAGCCGAAGTAAGTCTAGCAGCAGCAATGCACAGAAACCAAAGGATGATTTCCCACAGACTAGTGTTCCCTCAAGTATAACTGAAAAAGATAAATCACCATTTCAGAACGGAAACTTATGCAAATGA